The Buteo buteo chromosome 3, bButBut1.hap1.1, whole genome shotgun sequence genome has a window encoding:
- the OC90 gene encoding LOW QUALITY PROTEIN: otoconin-90 (The sequence of the model RefSeq protein was modified relative to this genomic sequence to represent the inferred CDS: substituted 1 base at 1 genomic stop codon) yields MYQQVLYENLTGDSVKGLSEENVVHRALEEPSLLFTGFDKGSDHMGIPVCCVMFSCLRIKQKMIVILLLSMSMVLYSGGQELEPPAFLPELLDTPERILNNATFFNGVFQNVESVALFFDCLGSHFTWLQSIFTNFPALLNFVNKMKCVTGFCPRDFEDYGCSCRFEMEGLPVDEADECCFQHRKCYEEAMEMECTWDPSKISTDVSCSTENLTCESGDPCEQFLCNCDKDAIECFVTVHINSSLNGLDVSFCPSLVTETTSKREMTTLHAEEFFHHGTDKTQAATASAEEVIFFEPSKMVLGTSKARVTTRDHRGTAPAPPSSRXKVKDGFREAVVPVEEITTSPASFPGNINSMKVKIVPTEKIPAGTSARTKEKETSPARGGQSTASSSIALELVLSDRGPNEPAGKVCERLTFLQERENGRVKRELPQLGEMLFCLTERCPEEFESYGCYCGQEGRGYPTDALDRCCFSHHCCMEQVKKLGCHVERSSRSEVLCFDHKSKCVGWSMCEKLLCACDKTAAECMASAFFNESLKFPHRQECQEEKILCQRDPYERPSAGTEIGTGISSSEESSEEEGPLWSVLRRAKRETPHPVGNSRTGQREGR; encoded by the exons ATGTATCAACAGGTTCTCTATGAGAATCTTACAGGAGATAGTGTCAAAggcctttctgaagaaaatgtagtTCACAGGGCCTTGGAGGAGCCAAGCCTTTTGTTCAC TGGGTTTGATAAAGGAAGTGATCACATGG GCATACCAGTCTGCTGTGTGATGTTTTCTTGTCTTcgaattaaacaaaaaatgattGTAATCCTGCTGCTGTCTATGTCAATGGTGTTGTACAGTG GTGGCCAAGAACTGGAGCCACCAGCATTCCTGCCAGAACTTCTTGACACACCTGAAAGAATCTTGA ataaTGCCACATTCTTCAATGGAGTCTTTCAAAATGTGGAAAGTGTTGCATTATTTTTTG ACTGCCTAGGTTCGCACTTCACCTGGTTACAGTCCATCTTCACTAacttccctgccctgctcaaCTTTGTGAACAAAATGAAGTGTGTTACTGGTTTTTGTCCCAGGGATTTTGAAGACTATGGTTGCTCTTGCCGGTTTGAGATGGAGGGGCTCCCTGTGGATGAAGCTGATGA ATGCTGTTTCCAGCATCGTAAATGCTATGAGGAAGCAATGGAGATGGAGTGCACATGGGACCCATCAAAGATTTCTACAGATGTCAGCTGCTCTACTGAAAACCTGACCTGTG agTCTGGGGATCCCTGTGAACAGTTCCTGTGCAATTGCGACAAAGATGCCATTGAATGCTTTGTGACTGTACATATTAACTCTTCCTTGAATGGGCTGGATGTCTCCTTCTGTCCATCTCTGGTTACAG aaacaaCCAGCAAGAGAGAGATGACAACACTTCACGCAGAGG agtTCTTTCACCATGGGACTGACAAAACACAGGCTGCAACTGCATCCGCAGAGGAAG tgattttttttgagcCCAGTAAGATGGTCCTGGGGACTTCCAAAGCCAGAG TTACCACAAGGGACCACAGAGGTACAGCTCCTGCTCCCCCGTCCTCTCGATAAAAAGTCA AGGATGGATTTAGGGAAGCTGTGGTCCCAGTGGAAGAGATAACCACCTCCCCAGCCTCATTCCCAGGAAATATTAACTCAATGAAAGTCAAAATTGTCCCCACAGAGAAGATTCCTGCAGGAACATCTgcaaggacaaaagaaaaag AGACAAGCCCTGCAAGGGGTGGCCAGAGCACAGCTTCCTCTTCAATAGCTCTGGAACTGGTACTGTCTGACAGAGGACCCAATGAACCTGCTGGAAAAG TGTGTGAACGATTAACCTTtctgcaagagagagaaaatggaagagtgAAGAGGGAGCTGCCGCAGCTAGGAGAAATGCTGTTCTGTTTAACTGAGCGATGCCCAGAGGAATTTGAGTCTTACGGTTGCTACTGTGGCCAAGAAGGAAGAGGTTATCCTACTGATGCACTGGACAG GTGCTGCTTTTCTCATCACTGTTGTATGGAACAAGTTAAGAAACTTGGTTGTCATGTGGAAAGAAGTTCAAGATCCGAAGTTCTATGTTTTGATCATAAGTCAAAAT GTGTTGGTTGGAGCATGTGCGAGAAACTACTATGTGCTTGCGATAAGACAGCAGCCGAGTGCATGGCTTCTGCCTTCTTCAACGAAAGCCTGAAGTTTCCACACAGGCAAGAGTGCCAAGAGGAGAAAATCTTATGTCAGAGAGACCCTTATGAAAGGCCTTCAGCCGGCACAGAAATAGGCACCGGGATTTCCAGCTCCGAGGAGAGCAGTGAGGAGGAAGGTCCGCTGTGGAGCGTATTAAGAAGAGCAAAGAGAGAGACACCCCATCCCGTCGGAAACTCCCGAACTGGGCAACGTGAAGGCAGATAA